From the genome of Rhodothermales bacterium, one region includes:
- a CDS encoding peptidylprolyl isomerase yields the protein MATSYDSPPAMQIDTDKNYTATIETGKGTIEIKLYAEHAPKTVNNFVSLARDGFYDGLTFHRVIPNFMIQGGDPDGNGRGGPGYQFEDEVRDNPLKHETGSLSMANAGPNTNGSQFFITHAPQPHLNGRHTVFGKVMDGQDVVDAVEQGDTMDKVTITES from the coding sequence ATGGCTACCTCCTACGACAGCCCACCCGCGATGCAAATCGACACCGACAAGAACTACACGGCGACGATCGAGACCGGCAAGGGCACGATCGAGATCAAGCTCTACGCCGAGCACGCGCCCAAGACCGTCAACAACTTCGTCTCGCTCGCGCGCGACGGGTTCTACGACGGACTCACGTTCCACCGCGTGATCCCCAACTTCATGATCCAGGGCGGCGACCCCGACGGCAACGGCCGAGGCGGCCCCGGCTACCAGTTCGAGGACGAGGTCCGCGACAACCCGCTCAAGCACGAGACCGGCTCGCTCTCGATGGCGAACGCCGGCCCGAACACGAACGGCAGCCAGTTCTTCATCACGCACGCCCCGCAGCCCCACCTCAACGGCCGCCACACCGTCTTCGGAAAGGTGATGGACGGGCAGGACGTCGTCGATGCCGTCGAGCAGGGCGACACGATGGATAAAGTGACGATCACCGAATCCTAG
- a CDS encoding TonB-dependent receptor plug domain-containing protein: protein MHRSALMLCYLLRPVGLIFAVLLALGSVPECRAQSAPTAADSIAAQRAEDEHLARRGFYRRRATGVGWFATRSDPVMARSLRLSDVLRIVPGINVIEQGAGALVVSGRSPGHCPLAVFVDGTYTTIRNVDELSVEDTAAVEVYRGPTDIPAGFHAPGYDRTCGALLVWSRMQVD from the coding sequence ATGCACCGCTCCGCCCTCATGCTCTGCTACCTGCTTCGCCCGGTCGGTCTGATCTTCGCCGTCCTCCTCGCGCTCGGCAGCGTCCCCGAGTGTCGGGCGCAGTCGGCCCCCACCGCAGCCGACAGCATCGCCGCGCAGCGAGCGGAGGACGAGCACCTCGCCCGGCGCGGATTTTACCGACGCCGGGCTACCGGCGTGGGGTGGTTCGCAACACGGTCCGATCCAGTGATGGCACGGAGCCTCCGGCTCAGCGACGTGCTCCGCATCGTACCCGGAATCAACGTGATTGAGCAGGGCGCGGGCGCGCTCGTCGTGAGCGGGCGGAGCCCCGGCCACTGCCCGCTCGCCGTGTTCGTGGACGGGACGTACACCACGATCCGAAACGTGGACGAGCTATCGGTCGAAGACACCGCGGCCGTCGAAGTCTACCGGGGACCGACAGACATCCCGGCCGGGTTCCACGCGCCGGGGTACGACCGGACGTGCGGGGCCCTGCTCGTCTGGAGCCGGATGCAGGTGGATTAA
- the murA gene encoding UDP-N-acetylglucosamine 1-carboxyvinyltransferase, whose protein sequence is MDKLVIQGGRPLTGSIHVGGSKNTALPLMAAAVLADGVTTLHNMPVLNDVSTFANVLRVSGCAVNYKPDDDPSTPDSMVIDATNVNHPEAPYDLVKKMRASFYMLGALLGRCGKARVSLPGGCAWGPRPVDLHIKGMEALGAEVTLEQGDVVAKAPGGRLKGGHFRFDPVSVGATINVMLAAVLADGETVLDNVAAEPDVVVFGEMLQQMGAQIDGLGTKTLTIQGVERLNAVDFWNCPDRIELGTYMIAAVMAGKPGATFEITGARAEHLGDAFPEAFRATGADFSVRPESDGPHEIVTVTVPEKIQPVSIVTDPYPGFATDLQAQWTVMMTQAEGTSEITDTIYTDRFKHIPELGRMGVECSVTDHTVAVQGHGRNGLSGATVMSTDLRASVSLVLAGMVADGETHVLRVYHLDRGYEDLEGKLSGAGIAIEREQYEE, encoded by the coding sequence ATGGACAAGCTCGTCATTCAGGGCGGACGCCCCCTCACCGGCTCCATTCACGTCGGCGGATCGAAGAACACAGCCCTCCCGCTCATGGCCGCCGCCGTCCTCGCCGACGGCGTCACGACGCTCCACAACATGCCCGTCCTCAACGACGTGAGCACGTTCGCGAACGTGCTCCGCGTCTCGGGCTGCGCCGTCAACTACAAGCCCGACGACGACCCCTCGACGCCGGATTCGATGGTGATCGACGCGACGAACGTGAACCACCCCGAGGCGCCCTACGACCTCGTGAAGAAGATGCGGGCCTCGTTTTACATGCTCGGCGCACTCCTCGGCCGCTGCGGGAAAGCCCGCGTCTCGCTCCCCGGCGGCTGCGCGTGGGGTCCCCGGCCCGTCGACCTCCACATCAAGGGGATGGAAGCGCTCGGCGCCGAGGTCACCCTCGAACAGGGCGACGTCGTGGCGAAAGCGCCCGGAGGCCGGCTCAAAGGTGGCCACTTCCGCTTCGACCCCGTTTCCGTCGGCGCGACGATCAACGTGATGCTCGCCGCTGTCCTCGCCGACGGCGAGACCGTGCTCGACAACGTCGCCGCCGAGCCCGACGTCGTCGTCTTCGGCGAGATGCTCCAGCAGATGGGCGCCCAGATCGATGGGCTCGGCACGAAGACGCTCACGATCCAGGGCGTCGAGCGGCTCAACGCCGTCGACTTCTGGAACTGCCCGGACCGGATCGAACTCGGGACGTACATGATCGCCGCCGTGATGGCGGGTAAACCCGGCGCCACGTTCGAGATCACGGGTGCCCGCGCCGAGCACCTCGGCGACGCCTTCCCCGAAGCCTTTCGCGCTACCGGCGCCGACTTCTCCGTCCGCCCCGAATCGGACGGCCCGCACGAGATCGTCACCGTCACCGTCCCCGAGAAAATCCAGCCCGTCTCGATCGTGACCGACCCGTATCCCGGCTTCGCGACGGACCTCCAAGCGCAGTGGACCGTGATGATGACGCAGGCCGAGGGCACGTCAGAGATCACCGACACGATCTACACCGACCGCTTCAAGCACATCCCCGAGCTCGGCCGGATGGGCGTCGAATGCTCGGTGACGGACCACACGGTGGCGGTGCAGGGCCACGGCCGGAACGGCCTCAGCGGCGCGACCGTGATGAGCACGGACCTCCGCGCGAGCGTCTCCCTCGTCCTCGCCGGCATGGTCGCCGACGGCGAGACCCACGTCCTCCGCGTCTACCACCTCGACCGCGGTTACGAGGACCTCGAAGGCAAGCTCTCCGGCGCCGGCATCGCCATCGAGCGCGAGCAGTACGAAGAGTAG
- a CDS encoding ester cyclase has protein sequence MTDKQRNLDLQKQWGDAVASGDLDKLDDILADDFVDHDPGDQSPDREGVKAFFRGFRQAFPDLKPEPIELHADDNGYVTMRYNVSGTHKGEFMGFAPTGRRFETSAMQMARFEDGQCVERWGVTDQLQILKQLGLVDVPNDD, from the coding sequence ATGACCGACAAGCAGCGCAACCTCGACCTCCAGAAACAGTGGGGCGACGCCGTCGCCAGCGGCGACCTCGACAAGCTCGACGACATCCTCGCCGACGACTTCGTGGACCACGACCCCGGCGACCAGAGCCCCGACCGCGAGGGCGTCAAGGCGTTCTTCCGCGGCTTCCGCCAGGCCTTCCCCGACCTCAAGCCGGAACCCATCGAGCTACACGCCGACGACAATGGCTACGTCACGATGCGCTACAACGTCAGCGGCACGCACAAAGGCGAGTTCATGGGCTTCGCCCCGACCGGCCGCCGGTTCGAGACCTCTGCCATGCAGATGGCCCGATTCGAGGACGGACAATGCGTCGAGCGCTGGGGCGTCACCGATCAGCTCCAGATCCTGAAACAGCTCGGCCTCGTCGACGTGCCGAACGACGATTAA
- a CDS encoding ABC transporter transmembrane domain-containing protein, translated as MALTDRKDTKDDKDAPRPPLGRMLRRILSYARPYRVRLLAALGLSVVGSLVSLVVPLGLRELLDAVFQNGDRGTLDFLALALFGLFLLRTAVSFVGSYWMAWVGERIIADLRQQIYAHLHRLDLRFYTGSRTGEITSRLTNDVGSLRSAATTDLSQLVSQSLTLFGSVALMLVLNWRLSLVVFGTVPVVILLSRYFGAIVRRYARQIQDRLAETTAIAEEAISGVRVVKAFAREAYETGRYGDAVEDLFGTSRRQALISSAFWSVVGLLFFSVLVAIFWYGGVEVLAGRLTAGDLVAFIFYAFSIAQSVGILSRLYTSYSSAAGASERVFELIDTEPEIRDAPDARPLPRLDGRVTFEAVTFSYDAGQPILRDVSFAVEPGQTVALVGPSGAGKTTLMNLIPRFYDPDAGRILLDGHDLRDVQTLTIRDQIGLVSQEIQLFGASIAENIRYGRLDASDEDVRVAAETANAAGFIEALPEGFATEVGERGVKLSGGQRQRVAIARALLKDPRILLLDEATSALDSESEALVQEALDRLLRGRTAFVIAHRLSTVRDADRILVLDGGRIVEDGTHAELMALNGLYRRLADLQFREPAGDLAPVPSPS; from the coding sequence ATGGCCCTGACCGACCGAAAGGACACGAAGGACGACAAAGACGCCCCCCGGCCCCCGCTCGGCCGGATGTTGCGGCGCATCCTGAGCTACGCTCGACCGTACCGCGTCCGGCTCCTCGCAGCGCTCGGCCTCTCCGTCGTCGGCTCGCTCGTCTCGCTCGTCGTCCCCCTCGGGCTGCGCGAACTCCTCGACGCCGTGTTCCAGAACGGCGACCGGGGGACGCTCGACTTCCTCGCCCTCGCGCTCTTCGGCCTCTTCCTCCTCCGCACCGCCGTCAGTTTCGTCGGCTCGTACTGGATGGCGTGGGTCGGCGAGCGGATCATCGCCGACCTGCGGCAGCAGATCTACGCCCACCTCCACCGGCTCGACCTCCGGTTCTACACCGGCAGCCGGACCGGCGAGATCACGTCGCGGCTCACGAACGACGTCGGCAGCCTCCGCTCGGCGGCGACGACCGACCTCAGCCAGCTCGTCTCGCAGTCGCTGACGCTCTTCGGTTCGGTCGCGCTGATGCTCGTGCTGAACTGGCGGCTCTCGCTCGTCGTGTTCGGGACGGTGCCCGTCGTGATCCTGCTCTCGCGCTACTTCGGGGCGATCGTCCGCCGCTACGCCCGGCAGATCCAGGACCGCCTCGCCGAGACAACGGCGATCGCGGAGGAGGCGATCTCGGGCGTCCGCGTGGTAAAGGCCTTCGCGCGCGAGGCCTATGAGACCGGCCGCTACGGCGACGCCGTCGAGGACCTCTTCGGCACGTCGCGGCGGCAGGCGCTCATCAGCTCGGCGTTCTGGTCCGTCGTCGGGCTGCTGTTCTTCAGCGTGCTCGTCGCGATTTTCTGGTACGGCGGCGTCGAAGTCCTCGCCGGGCGGCTGACGGCGGGCGACCTCGTGGCGTTCATCTTCTACGCCTTCTCGATCGCGCAGAGCGTCGGCATACTCTCACGGCTCTACACGTCGTACAGCTCGGCGGCGGGCGCGTCGGAGCGCGTGTTCGAACTCATCGATACCGAGCCCGAGATCCGCGACGCGCCGGACGCCCGCCCGCTCCCGCGCCTCGACGGCCGCGTGACGTTCGAGGCCGTGACGTTCAGCTACGACGCGGGCCAGCCGATCCTGCGCGACGTGTCGTTCGCGGTCGAACCCGGCCAGACCGTCGCCCTCGTCGGGCCGAGCGGGGCGGGGAAGACGACGCTGATGAACCTCATCCCCCGGTTCTACGACCCCGACGCCGGGCGCATCCTCCTCGACGGCCACGACCTCCGCGACGTGCAGACGCTGACCATCCGCGACCAGATCGGCCTCGTCTCGCAGGAGATCCAGCTTTTCGGCGCGTCGATCGCCGAGAACATCCGCTACGGCCGGCTCGACGCCAGCGACGAAGACGTGCGCGTCGCCGCCGAGACAGCGAACGCCGCAGGGTTTATCGAAGCATTGCCTGAGGGCTTCGCAACCGAAGTCGGCGAGCGCGGGGTGAAGCTCTCCGGCGGCCAGCGCCAGCGCGTGGCGATTGCCCGCGCCCTCCTCAAAGACCCGCGCATCCTCCTCCTCGACGAGGCCACGAGCGCGCTCGACTCCGAGAGCGAAGCGCTCGTGCAGGAGGCCCTCGACCGCCTGCTCCGGGGCCGCACCGCGTTCGTCATCGCCCACCGCCTCTCCACCGTCCGCGACGCCGACCGCATCCTCGTGCTCGACGGCGGCCGCATCGTGGAGGACGGCACGCACGCCGAGCTGATGGCACTCAACGGCCTCTACCGCCGCCTCGCCGACCTCCAGTTCCGCGAGCCCGCTGGCGACCTCGCGCCCGTGCCCTCTCCGTCGTAA